The following proteins are encoded in a genomic region of Phycisphaera sp.:
- a CDS encoding penicillin-binding protein 2, which produces MSDDPSAPSALRVRWVAPALGIACSIMLGAIVVRVAILQAAPPSRIVSVLDARERQHTIGVPRADVLDRRGRPLAVSRYVHRVFFDPIEIAEQLEKGTITIDELAAAMAWMTGEDDFEIDRRIQIALGENRDRQVAIDKAKLAPPVEGAEDPKPLIRYVRIGGHLDDSRLAIVRAHPLPGIHLEREATRDRVGGDLAASIVGKVGSDPMYSEGIERVMRERLEGQPGAITYTHDAAGRPLWIARGAATPPAPAAPLHLSIDLELQRIVLAELQRAVEDADAAGGMVVAIDPATGEVLAMADVFREVENVPYPWADNRVPREQWDPHPDLFQRFQFVRPDPLREQDPAIGRNRVVEDAYEPGSTFKAFVWSALTDAHPDLLDEVYEAAPGGVTFINGRRLQDSHVNGEQTWSEVLVNSSNIGMALGAQRFTPREFHDALERFGVGTPPRVGLPDEAHGTLRSLKNWNTYTHVSIAFGQEVTTSVAQVARAFCAFARNGNDAGTVPALRLSAVGVGGPDGLIARRAVSAEAALNTRDVMVLIAKKLDNRLEPSEGPFAYTMFGKSGTAQVAPERTESWHRRPRGARGYLERQYVSSFVAGAPVERPRLVVMVSIEDPGPDVVRSNLYYGSQVAGPAVRRIMEQALPYLGVEPDRVSADASSTSVVANAR; this is translated from the coding sequence ATGAGCGATGATCCCAGCGCGCCATCCGCCCTTCGCGTCCGCTGGGTTGCACCGGCCCTCGGCATCGCGTGCTCGATCATGCTGGGAGCCATCGTGGTGCGCGTGGCGATCTTGCAAGCGGCTCCACCCTCGCGCATCGTGTCGGTGCTCGACGCTCGTGAACGGCAGCACACGATCGGCGTGCCCCGCGCCGATGTGCTCGACCGGCGTGGCCGCCCGCTGGCCGTCTCGCGCTACGTCCACCGGGTGTTCTTCGATCCCATCGAGATCGCCGAGCAACTCGAGAAGGGCACGATCACCATCGACGAGCTCGCCGCCGCCATGGCGTGGATGACCGGCGAGGACGACTTCGAGATCGACCGCCGTATCCAGATCGCTCTGGGCGAGAACCGCGATCGGCAGGTCGCCATTGACAAAGCAAAGCTCGCTCCGCCGGTCGAAGGCGCCGAGGATCCCAAGCCGCTCATCCGCTACGTGCGTATCGGCGGTCACCTCGACGATAGCCGCCTGGCCATCGTGCGTGCGCACCCATTGCCCGGCATCCACCTCGAGCGTGAGGCTACGCGCGATCGTGTGGGCGGCGATCTTGCCGCGTCGATCGTTGGGAAGGTCGGCAGCGATCCGATGTACAGCGAGGGCATCGAGCGCGTGATGCGCGAGCGGCTCGAGGGCCAGCCCGGTGCGATCACCTACACGCACGATGCCGCCGGCCGTCCGCTGTGGATCGCCCGGGGTGCCGCCACGCCCCCCGCGCCCGCCGCGCCCTTGCACCTGTCGATCGACCTCGAGCTCCAGCGCATCGTGCTGGCCGAGCTGCAGCGTGCCGTCGAAGACGCCGACGCCGCGGGTGGGATGGTCGTCGCGATCGATCCCGCCACCGGCGAGGTGCTGGCGATGGCCGACGTCTTTCGCGAGGTTGAGAACGTGCCCTATCCCTGGGCCGACAACCGCGTGCCGCGCGAGCAGTGGGACCCCCACCCCGATCTGTTCCAACGCTTCCAGTTCGTCCGGCCCGATCCGCTGCGTGAGCAGGATCCCGCCATCGGGCGCAACCGCGTGGTCGAGGACGCCTACGAGCCCGGCTCGACGTTCAAGGCGTTCGTGTGGTCGGCCCTGACCGACGCCCACCCCGACTTGCTCGACGAGGTGTACGAGGCCGCGCCGGGCGGGGTCACGTTCATTAACGGCCGGCGTTTGCAAGACTCGCACGTCAACGGCGAGCAGACCTGGTCGGAGGTTCTGGTCAACTCGTCGAACATCGGTATGGCGTTGGGTGCCCAGCGGTTCACGCCAAGGGAGTTCCACGACGCGCTCGAGCGTTTTGGCGTTGGCACACCACCTCGTGTCGGCCTGCCCGATGAGGCCCATGGCACGCTGCGCTCGCTCAAGAACTGGAACACGTACACCCATGTCTCCATCGCGTTCGGCCAGGAGGTCACCACGAGCGTCGCCCAGGTTGCCAGAGCGTTCTGCGCGTTTGCGCGCAATGGCAACGACGCCGGCACCGTGCCCGCGCTGCGGCTCAGCGCTGTGGGCGTGGGCGGGCCAGACGGCCTGATCGCACGCCGCGCCGTATCGGCCGAGGCCGCACTCAACACACGCGACGTGATGGTGCTCATCGCCAAAAAGCTCGACAACCGCCTGGAACCCAGCGAGGGGCCATTCGCCTACACGATGTTCGGCAAGTCGGGCACCGCCCAGGTGGCCCCCGAGCGCACCGAGAGCTGGCACCGCCGCCCGCGCGGGGCTCGCGGGTATCTCGAACGGCAGTACGTCTCCAGCTTCGTTGCGGGTGCGCCCGTCGAGCGCCCGCGGCTTGTCGTGATGGTCAGCATCGAAGACCCCGGGCCGGATGTCGTCCGCAGCAATCTCTACTACGGTTCCCAGGTCGCCGGCCCAGCCGTCCGCCGCATCATGGAGCAGGCGCTGCCCTACCTGGGTGTCGAGCCCGATCGCGTCTCGGCCGACGCTTCCTCGACCAGCGTGGTCGCGAACGCCAGGTAG